One genomic segment of Motacilla alba alba isolate MOTALB_02 chromosome 1A, Motacilla_alba_V1.0_pri, whole genome shotgun sequence includes these proteins:
- the LOC119708357 gene encoding uncharacterized protein LOC119708357, which produces MATPHRPPAHPNLSAGTPASSAKSRIPQHREAPLLPAEPLLEAAAKRERSRLINKAVFHALVTEEKERGLRLSLGAAAAPAAMHKARLAAPSGGAGDARSMQMQPRRQLGSHFSAPAGGAALPAGSGPPHGARHCAHYITAPAPPPAAPLTCAAVTCPNSSLNRCPGKGDYSAGANWKGGSRRLALARIPPAQRESLGHRSAPSCCRGSHPNQPPSTCGEGWARASPVTTLITHTIPGLLGLEGTAGARPVQPPPPW; this is translated from the coding sequence atggcAACTCCTCACAGGCCACCTGCACACCCAAACCTCAGTGCCGGCACTCCAGCATCCTCTGCCAAATCCCGCATCCCCCAACACCGGGAGGCACCTCTGCTGCCTGCGGAACCCCTTCTCGAGGCGGCGGCAAAGCGGGAGAGGAGCCGGTTAATAAATAAAGCCGTGTTCCATGCTCTTGTGACAGAGGAGAAGGAGCGGGGGCTCCGTTTGTCCCTCGGCGCCGCTGCCGCTCCCGCCGCGATGCATAAGGCGCGATTGGCGGCTCCCTCGGGCGGCGCAGGGGATGCGCGCTCCATGCAAATGCAGCCCCGCAGGCAGCTCGGGAGCCATTTCTCCGCTCctgccggcggggccgcgctcccCGCGGGCTCGGGGCCGCCGCACGGAGCCAGACACTGCGCCCATTACATAACAGCGCCCGCGCCtcccccggcagcgccgctcACATGCGCCGCGGTCACATGCCCAAACAGCTCATTAAATCGCTGCCCGGGCAAAGGCGATTACAGCGCGGGGGCCAATTGGAAAGGTGGAAGCCGGCGCCTTGCACTCGCCCGCATCCCCCCGGCACAGCGGGAAAGCCTGGGGCACCGCTctgccccctcctgctgccGCGGCTCTCACCCAAATCAGCCGCCTAGCACCTGTGGGGAGGGCTGGGCACGGGCCTCTCCTGTCACCACGCTCATCACTCACACAATCCCAGGATTgttggggctggaagggaccgCTGGAGCTCGTCCAGTCCAACCCCCCCCGCCTTGGTGA